The Cyclobacteriaceae bacterium genome includes a region encoding these proteins:
- a CDS encoding phospho-N-acetylmuramoyl-pentapeptide-transferase, whose product MLYYLFDYIDKHFNLPGAGVFQYISFRAGAAAVLSLLITITFGKKLIDFLRKKQVGESIRDLGLEGQIQKKGTPTMGGIIIIAAILIPTLLLAKLDNVYIVLLITATIGLGLIGFLDDYIKVFKKNKEGLAGRFKIVGQVIIGLIVGLTLYFNDSVVIREKPVAPASGIILSSDGDFKSKEVKSTKTTVPFLKNNEFDYHSITPWLDQNYTWIMYVLVVVVIITAVSNGANMTDGIDGLAAGTSAIIGLTLAIFAYLSGRVDFSSYLNIMYIPNLGELVIFCTAFVGACLGFLWYNAYPAQVFMGDTGSLTLGGIIAVVALAVRKELMIPILCGIFLVENLSVILQVSYFRYTKKKYGEGRRIFLMSPIHHHYQKKNIHESKIVTRFWIVGILLAIFCLATLKLR is encoded by the coding sequence ATGCTGTACTATTTATTTGACTATATCGACAAGCATTTTAATCTACCGGGGGCGGGAGTGTTTCAATACATCTCATTCCGTGCTGGTGCTGCTGCGGTATTGTCGTTATTGATCACCATCACCTTTGGTAAAAAACTGATTGATTTTTTAAGAAAGAAGCAGGTTGGTGAAAGCATCCGTGATCTGGGACTGGAAGGTCAGATCCAAAAGAAAGGAACTCCAACCATGGGTGGTATTATTATCATTGCGGCCATTCTTATTCCTACTCTTTTATTGGCAAAGTTGGATAACGTTTACATCGTCCTATTAATTACAGCAACGATTGGACTGGGATTGATAGGGTTTCTCGATGACTACATAAAAGTATTTAAGAAAAACAAGGAAGGCCTTGCGGGAAGATTTAAGATCGTAGGTCAGGTGATCATCGGATTGATCGTGGGATTGACGCTTTATTTTAATGACAGCGTTGTGATTCGCGAGAAGCCAGTAGCTCCGGCTTCCGGCATCATTCTGTCCTCTGATGGTGATTTCAAGTCCAAGGAAGTAAAGTCCACTAAAACCACAGTTCCATTTTTAAAGAACAATGAATTTGATTACCACAGCATTACACCATGGCTGGATCAGAATTACACATGGATCATGTATGTCTTAGTGGTGGTTGTGATTATTACCGCAGTTTCCAACGGAGCAAATATGACGGATGGAATCGACGGACTTGCCGCAGGTACTTCCGCTATCATAGGCCTAACACTGGCAATTTTTGCCTACCTGTCAGGCCGCGTTGACTTTAGTTCCTATTTGAACATCATGTACATTCCAAACCTTGGAGAGCTGGTGATTTTTTGCACCGCCTTTGTTGGCGCGTGTCTCGGCTTTCTCTGGTATAATGCTTATCCCGCACAGGTATTCATGGGAGACACCGGCAGTCTTACATTAGGAGGAATTATTGCGGTTGTAGCGCTGGCGGTTCGCAAAGAACTTATGATTCCAATCCTTTGCGGAATTTTTTTGGTAGAAAATCTTTCCGTGATCTTACAAGTATCTTATTTCAGATACACGAAGAAGAAATACGGCGAAGGCAGAAGGATCTTCCTGATGTCTCCAATCCACCATCATTATCAGAAGAAGAATATTCACGAATCCAAGATTGTAACACGATTCTGGATCGTAGGAATATTGCTGGCGATTTTCTGTTTGGCAACATTGAAACTTAGATGA